Proteins co-encoded in one Clarias gariepinus isolate MV-2021 ecotype Netherlands chromosome 13, CGAR_prim_01v2, whole genome shotgun sequence genomic window:
- the siva1 gene encoding apoptosis regulatory protein Siva — MPKRSCPFTDSFSTQYKIHVGQKELNLHGVFGNKYRQEVYEKTKNLLFNGTRAVMERIWKVDAEGKCADVDNQGAVAPANQQLLKGQTLIGMDGKLKKTKAASGSVSAPSACAVCQRSSGVRTACSQCDRPACPACTQQCSSCFSPCCSVCTITDYTERYDKVVCCSCSS, encoded by the exons ATGCCTAAAAGATCGTGCCCTTTCACTGACTCGTTTTCGACTCAGTATAAAATCCATGTGGGACAAAAGGAATTGAATCTGCACGGGGTTTTCGGAAACAAATACAGACAGGAAGTTTACg AAAAAACCAAGAACCTGCTCTTTAACGGGACCCGAGCTGTAATGGAGAGAATTTGGAAGGTTGACGCGGAGGGCAAGTGTGCTGATGTGGATAATCAGGGTGCTGTGGCGCCTGCAAATCAGCAGCTACTTAAAGGACAGACTCTGATTGGGATGGATGGGAAACTGAAGAAAACCAAAGCAGCTTCTG GCAGTGTGTCTGCTCCGTCTGCGTGTGCCGTGTGTCAGAGGTCATCAGGAGTGAGGACGGCGTGCTCTCAGTGCGATCGTCCTGCGTGTCCCGCCTGCACACAGCAATGCAGCAGCTGTTTCAGTCCCTGCTGCTCCGTCTGCACCATCACAGA TTACACAGAGCGCTATGACAAAGTCGTCTGCTGCAGCTGCTCGTCATGA
- the adss1 gene encoding adenylosuccinate synthetase isozyme 1 yields MSSSRSGNDHHNPIFASGGAKRPRVESGNKVTVVLGAQWGDEGKGKVVDLLATESDIVCRCQGGNNAGHTVVVEGTEYDFHLLPSGIINTKCVSLIGNGVVVHLPGLFEEIDKNEKKGLKGWEKRLVISDRAHIVFDFHQAVDGMQEVQRQAQEGKNIGTTKKGIGPTYSCKASRTGLRICDLLADFKEFSTKFKNLAQQYQSMYPALKVDVEGELKKLKDYAERIRPMVRDGIYFMYDAIHGPQKKILVEGANAALLDIDFGTYPFVTSSNCTVGGVCTGLGIPPANIGDVYGVSKAYTTRVGIGAFPTEQLNSVGELLQTRGHEVGVTTGRKRRCGWLDLVILRYAHMINGFTAIALTKLDILDVLDEIKVGIAYKLNGKRIPHFPANMEVLHKVEVEYETLPGWKTDTSAARKWNDLPPKAQNYIRFVENHIGVPIKWVGVGKSRECMIQMF; encoded by the exons ATGTCGTCGAGTCGCTCAGGGAACGACCACCACAACCCCATATTCGCCTCAGGAGGGGCAAAACGGCCCCGGGTAGAGTCGGGCAACAAAGTGACCGTGGTGCTCGGAGCGCAATGGGGAGACGAAGGCAAGGGCAAAGTGGTGGACCTGCTGGCCACGGAGTCGGACATCGTGTGCAGGTGTCAG GGAGGAAATAATGCAGGCCATACAGTAGTGGTGGAAGGGACAGAATATGACTTTCATCTACTTCCCAGTGGCATCATCAACACCAAATGTGTATCACTCATTG GTAACGGTGTAGTCGTTCATCTTCCAGGCCTTTTTGAAGAGATTGACAAAAACGAGAAGAAAG gcttAAAAGGATGGGAGAAACGACTCGTCATCTCTGATAGAGCTCACATAG tttttgattTCCATCAAGCTGTGGATGGAATGCAGGAAGTGCAACGACAAGCTCAGGAAGGAAAGAA CATAGGAACAACCAAGAAAGGCATTGGACCAACGTACTCATGCAAGGCGTCCCGAACTGGACTTCGCATATGTGACCTGCTAGCGGATTTTAAAGAGTTTTCTACCAA ATTCAAAAACCTGGCACAGCAGTACCAGTCCATGTATCCAGCTCTTAAAGTGGATGTTGAAGGCGAACTTAAGAAACTAAAG GACTATGCAGAGAGAATAAGGCCCATGGTGAGGGACggaatatattttatgtatgatGCCATTCACGGACCCCAGAAGAAGATTCTTGTGGAGGGAGCAAACGCTGCCCTGCTGGACATTGACTTTG GAACCTATCCGTTCGTGACATCGTCCAACTGCACCGTTGGTGGTGTTTGCACTGGCCTTGGCATTCCTCCAGCGAATATTGGAGATGTGTATGGTGTATCGAAAGCCTACACCACTAGAGTGGGCATTGGGGCTTTTCCAACAGAACAACTCAAT TCTGTAGGAGAGCTGTTACAGACACGAGGTCATGAAGTTGGTGTTACAACAGGCAGAAAGAGACGCTGTGGGTGGCTGGACCTGGTCATCCTTAGATATGCTCACATGATCAACGGCTTCACCGC AATAGCTTTAACTAAACTGGATATTCTGGATGTGCTTGATGAGATCAAAGTGGGTATCGCCTACAAACTCAATGGCAAAAGAATACCCCATTTCCCAG CTAATATGGAGGTACTGCATAAGGTTGAGGTGGAGTATGAGACCTTGCCTGGCTGGAAGACAGATACTTCAGCAGCCAGGAAGTGGAATGATCTTCCACCAAAAGCCCAGAACTACATCCGGTTTGTGGAGAATCACATAGGTGTACCGA TCAAGTGGGTCGGTGTAGGCAAGTCCAGGGAATGTATGATCCAGATGTTCTAG